CATCAACTTCCACATCAAAACCAGTACCCATAGTGTAAGTTTTGCCAGAACCAGTCTGACCATAGGCAAGTACAGTTGCATTGTATCCATCTAGAGCTCCTTCCACCAAATGTGCAACACACGTGTCATAAATTGTGCATTGTCCAATAGCAGTATCAAAAACGTAATCATAAGTGAAGGCCTTATCTGGTCCAAGAAAGACCTGGGGTTCTCCTGGAGGTACTTGGGTACAAATTCTACACATGTCGATTACTTCACGCGCAACTTGAGGCCTTATTCTGCAATAAACAATGAAGAATTATAACAATTGTAACTAAaaggttttaaaaaataaatatttacaattaaaattttttaaatattttttaaaaaatttatatttgtaatgttattaattttatatgttATGGtgtaattaatatatattataattattaaattatactgTATTTTTGAAACATAATATTTTCATCGATTAAAAGAATTAACATTTCTGTAAATTCGATCCGTTGTTATTTTCTATGCACGAAGTACGATCGATCGGTATACCTATGTGTAAGCGTATTATATCATTGTTACGTCGAAAGTATTATAAGAGTTGGCAGTATCATGGGTATCAGCTGTTTTCTCGTGTCATTCATGGAAAACACGCGCGTGCAAGCGAAAAGTTGAAAAGATGGAGAATACGATAAAGTTaaacaaaatcaagaataaacaTATACAAAAGAAACATAAACAAACGTAAATTTAATAGATTATATAAAAACAAAGGGAACGCGGTGGGAGATAAAAAATTCATTCATCGGATATCGAAATATGCGTTCATTATACAACCAGTAATAAAACCTACGCACTTGACTCTTTAAAAGGAGATATTATGTGATTAAAATTTGCAACACGGTACTGCGTAGAAAAAACGTACGGATGACATTGTAACAGCGAAATAACTCTATACTGAAATCaatattaaacattaaaatgCAAGTATGTACCTACATAAAACTTGTGCAACAAGAAATCGAACGAAATAAAGGTATTTTAATAccgtttattttttaaacatgaaatcTACAGAAATAATTTCACGTATTTCCAACATTAAAAAATACGAAGAGttaaacagataattcaattttgaTATTTCGAAATTACAACGTGTTATCGCCGTTTTGAATAATTTTGTAACAGATACAATTTGCAACTTGTGTAATTGTTCTCTATAATCGTCGAAAGAATTCCACGATCCTTTCGAAATACGAAACGGTCTACATAATGGAATTTTCTAAAATCGTGAAAGTGTAACACGAGCCGATACATttcgcaattacaatcattgatCTTGCAATAACAGTTTTTACACTGAACAAACGTGTACTCGTGTATACATAGTGTATGTAAATCATAGGGAAAGTTCCAAAAAATAATGGGACTGTTAAAAACTGAACTACGACGCTTTGAATTCGAACGTTGTTTCGCGGGAATCTTTAGATTATTATTAATCGAGTATTGTCAATGTTAAAAGCTGTCACCGCATAAGAAGTTTTAGTTTGCAGCAATGAAGTCTAACCGACGGAAGACCGTCTACAGTCTTTTAAAATCATTTTAACGATTCTTTATTTTATATAGCCGCCGTACTTACCGTACAGCAACGCGTACACTCGTGTCATCGGCCATCGCAACGTCGTATATTGTGCAATGCCTTGAGAAGTGACAGCGATAGAACTTCAACGGAAATATCACCGAGAAACTGGTGAGATTAGGCCGAAACTATTAGGCGACGACTATAATTTCTCGATACGCGAATATTCTGAATGCGCACGCGTTGCTATATGCGGTGGCCGCGAAAAATCCGCATTTTTCGTTGTGAACGCGCGCACAGGCGACCGTGAAATCCACTCAAACATCTCTCATAACGAAAAGAAAATCGCTATCCTAGCCGCGTCGGCCCAAGGACTACACAGATCTTGAACTGGAATCATACGTGACGGACATCTTTGGTTCTTTATGGTGTAAAGCGGCTGTCGAGCATCATCTGTCGACTGTTTCGAGAACTGTAAGGACATGATCGATTAACGATTGCCGACCATTCTTTTTGAACACGTCTTTTCGATTGTTGATAAACTGCTTCGATTCAGTCAACACACTGATAAAGTTTAGCCACAAACGAAGTACAGGATAAACATTATAAACAATGTTTTTTTATGAACGAGATATAAAATATAGACATTTAATTTTATGAGGTTTAGTGTCACAACAACTGAAATACCGATCTCGTAAAATATTAGTGGTTTTAAGACAACCTCTTCGTTGAAAAAACGGTTGTTCGGTGAACTACACTCAACTACTAAAATCGGTAATGTTAGCAAATGTATAGGAACGTGACAAATTTCAGAAATACCACAACAGCTGGAATGTGGAATACTTTAAAAAATTGCTAGCGGATATGGAATTGAAATATCATTTACTGCATTACATAATGTAAAACAATCGTTACATGATCGATTTCAAAACTGTCATGATGTATTATACATGGTCGTCACTTTGAACCTTTTCTGTAACTAAAGTTGACATTAAAAATCTTGGGGTACAACTGAATGTTTATATACATCATCTGATTGcaattataacataatatgttaaaaTAGGAAGAAGTTTCATAAAATACTtttgaattaataaaaaaagaaagaattgaCATTCGTTATTCTTTTTATAACAAATTAGGCAAATTTATTGCACAActaaaatatgcaaaatattcaACAGTTGTTGAATTATTATGgtaaatttatttgatttataaaaataaatgcatCAGATCAAAGGAAATCAAATCTAATTGTTGTCTTAATTTCTTTTCTTGTTGCATGTTATCAAACCATCTTGATACATGTACATATTGAGCTTTTTCTTGGTAAGTTAATTGTCGCTGCAACAAAAATCAGGTCAAAAAGATTAGATTGATCCATGCAATGTACTAAGGATTCCTCTGCTCCACTTATTATACTGTGTTCGTTTTTATTACCATTATTGAGTGAAGAGCATAATATAGTGTGATGTCAGCAATGCTTTTCTTTGTGCCAGTTAAATATGTGTTGTCTTTCAGTGCAGTATTTAATTCCTACAAGAATATACTACTTAGTTAACTAACACAGTATACACTTACTATAATACCCTTTATATAACTTACTTTTTTCCATATAGTTATATAAATAGATTAAAATTACCTGCAAAACTCTTTTCCCGTTAGAAGGTATATCAGCATAATTGACACAAACAATGGTATATTCAAGCCATTGACGTGTCAAGGCTTCTATTTCTTTATTACTATCAAGTATATCAGAGCACTTTGAATTCTTAATTAACGATTGAATTATGGTGCTAAAGCCCTCGATTTTTTGATTTGTTGTTTGTTCCGTACTAATGATTACCTAAAGAAATGATACAAAAAACACTCATGTCAATTACATATCATCTcaaacatgatttattctcatagaaatttgttttttacatTTTCATTCATTTCCAGTTGCACTGGTGAAACATCTAAATAATTTGAAATCCTTTCTAGGCATTGAATATTACACAAAGTCATAATTCCAAATTTCATACACTCTTTGTACACTTCACTATTTTTGTATCGGTCGGTGACTAACTTTTAGGTTATATTTGAAAAGAGCGCGATATTTGATCCGTCTATACGACAGTCTTATTACGACTCTAAGAATACATACTACAAATTGTTCTAACACTTTATTCAAGGTAAACTTTTGTATGGCATGTAAGTAATGTAATTATAATGATGCAATACAACAAATACTTTCAACATCGGCTACAGGTTTAtttcaaatatataatttattgtaACATGTGTATAAAATTTGTGAGCTGGAGATAATAGAATGGCGCAATattcttttgtaattttgtatagCCAAGATTACAAAATTTTTGACTTAGTTTCAATAACTCGACTAAGTCTTTTATCTCATGAGATAGTTTATTATATTAAACCAGgatcataaaaatatattttgataaattacattaaaatacgtgACAAAATAACGTAGAAGTCTAGTAAATTATTTTTGTCTCTATCACGCTCTAATAGGAATGAGCAATCAGCTGATAACTAATTATGCTGATTAATTTTCTATCTTTTAATGATCCCACAGTTTGGCATTTTGTTATTAAACTTATTTTATGCTAGTATTATCTTTTTCTTGCTGCATTATATATATTCAAGGATAACTTTCTATAATTTAATACTTTCTTTGAGATTTCAGTAAATATTTTGATGATTTTCAGGAAGTCTTAAATATTATACATTTTAGTAATAGAAATCAGATATACCAAATGCAGCAAAAAGAAAATGTTGTAATaacgtacaattataatttgtttcatGAATCAGTTATAGCTATAGTATCATGTTATTATTATGTCAATTGATCTACCTAAAGAatgatatatatatacatagatACATCCGGCAATAAATCGTAGTATTGAAGGAATTTTATCATAGAATTCAATATTTTGTTAAAGGTAGAtatgtttaaattaatttacataatGTTTTATGCATGTATATGTATCAAACACATATTTACGTTTCTAACAAAATTTTGTAAGTACATACAGTAAATCTCCTACTTATGTAATTAATTCGTTTCAAAGCTTCCCGCATAAGTCGAATTATATAAATGCGATGTATTGCAGGGAAAAAGAAAGATGTGATATCACAAGTAAAATTAATGCGACTAGTGTTAATTAATATTTACTTTGTTGCAGGTCTTGTAATGTTATCTAATCCAAGACAACTCACAATTCTTGATAGAactgattttctttctctctataATACACTTGCTATTTGAACTTAATTTCAAAAGTTAATGATTACAAATCTATATGTACTCTTTTATAAGAAATAAAACTGAAaataagaaaattttatttaatttacatatAAATACGTACAAAATACATATAGAGACATAAGTGCAGGCACAACGGCATATCTATGAATCCGTGTAACTCGAGAACTCACTgtacatataaaataatttgtatataGTAAAAGTTGAAGTTTAAAATTAGATTTGTTATAGATGATAATCGTGAAATAAATTTCACTTGTCTGTTGTTAAAAAATCACTTCAGTTGTATTCATAAAATAAAATCGTGAGTCGCATGCTTTCTTTTAAGGATGAAGATGACTTCATATAATTCGGTacataaattgttaaaattgaCAAGTCATATGCAATTAAATGCAGGTACTATTTTACGAGACGTTCATTTAATATTTACCTAATTAATAAAGTCTTTTTTCATATGAGAAAAGACTATGAACATTTCCTTCTTGTTGGGCTGAATATGTTCTTCTTTCAAATTTGAGTTCTCCATTGTACATCATGGATCTCAAAGCAGAAATAGATCTAGCTCCGATATCTTGACACCCATGTTTAATACCACATTGCAAatatggtaaaaattttaatacagttcCTTTGTCAACTATCGAACCACTGACACCTTGAGCTACTTTCAGTTTGTCCATTTCATTATGAAAGTATCTATCCATTGCAGAACCTTGTGCATCTTTC
The Colletes latitarsis isolate SP2378_abdomen chromosome 14, iyColLati1, whole genome shotgun sequence DNA segment above includes these coding regions:
- the Aimp3 gene encoding aaRS-interacting multifunctional protein 3 produces the protein MTLCNIQCLERISNYLDVSPVQLEMNENVIISTEQTTNQKIEGFSTIIQSLIKNSKCSDILDSNKEIEALTRQWLEYTIVCVNYADIPSNGKRVLQELNTALKDNTYLTGTKKSIADITLYYALHSIMRQLTYQEKAQYVHVSRWFDNMQQEKKLRQQLDLISFDLMHLFL